DNA sequence from the bacterium genome:
AACCGGGTTTTCAAGATCAATGAGCTCGCCCAGGGCAAGGACGTCATGTTCGCCGCCACCGGCGTGACCAACGGCGACTACCTGAAAGGCGTCCGGTTCTTCGGCGGTGGGGCCCATACCCATTCCTTGGTGATGCGCTCGTTCTCCCGCACCGTCCGTTACATCGAGGCCACCCACCACTTCGACACTAAACCCAATTACTCTTAAGGCTCACTTCATCTATGTCCGTTACGACCGCTTCCATCCATATCGAGGCTCCCATCAAAACGGTTTTCGAGGTCATCAGCGACTTCGAGGCTTATCCCGAGTTCCTTCCCGAGACCAAAGAAGTGGTCATCGATAAGAAGTCCGGCAAGAGCCTCCGCGTGACTTTCTCGATCAACCTGATCAAGAGGATCCGCTATACTCTCGACATCAAGCTGAGCCCGCCCAGCGGCCTTTCTTGGGAGCTGGTCGAGGGCGACCTGATGAAGAGCAACTCCGGCAAGTGGAAGCTCAAGGAAAGCAAGAAGGGCCTGACCGAGGCCCACTATGAGATCGACATGGACTTGGGCGCGATGGTGCCGAAGGCGATTTCCAACAAGCTGATCGGCACCAACTTGCCGACGATGATGAAGCAGTTCAAGGAAAGGGCCGAAGAGCTGGCCTAGAAGGAGTCACGCAATGGGCTTCGACGAGGAAAAATCCGGCAAGAAGGGCGGGCTGCCCGAGGTGGCCAAACGGATCCTGCTGACCGGCCTGGGCGCCATCTTCATGACCGAGGAGGGCATCCGCAAATCCTTGGGCGAGATGAAGATGCCCAAGGAGGCCATGGGCTACGTCCTCGACACCGTCCTCAAGCAGAAGGATGAGCTACTGACCTTGGTCGGCGGCGAGCTCTCCAAGTTCCTCTCCAAGATCAAGGTCCATGAGGAGGTCCAGAAGGCGCTCTCGGGCCTTCAGCTTCACCTCGACGCCAAGCTGACCTTCGACAAAAAGATCCACGCCCACCAAGCGAAGGTGGCCGTCAAAAAATCCAGCCATCGCGACTGAGCCCAATCAATAAATCGCCTGGGAAAGGGCCTGCTCCGGCCTTCTGGCCGAGAGGCTCTTCTTGATCCGAAGGTATTGGCGGAGGTGGTCGTATTCCGACCGGATGCCGATGAATTCCTCGTAGAGCTCCTCTTTCGACATGCCGGTCGGCTCGAAGACCAGGTTGAAGAGGTTGTAGTCCTGCCAAGTCTTGTCGGGCCGCAGCCGGCCTTGGCGATCGAGCTGCTCGCGGTAAGGGGTGCCCGGGAAGGGCGTGAAGAAGAGCAGGTTGTAGAGGACCGGGAACTCCTCGAGGAAGCTGCGGATATTGGAGAAAAGCCGGTGGTCGGTGCCGTCGGAGCCGACCATGAAATTCACCGCCGGCATGATGCCGTAATCGAAGAAAGCCCGGAGGTTGCGCTCGACTTTTCGGCGCTGGGCCTTCTTCCATTGGCCGAGGTCCTCGAGGATGTTGACCTCGAGGCTCTCCAAGCCGATCGAGACGACCTTGCAGCCGCTGGCGCTGAGCAGCTCCAGCACCTCGGGGTCGTCGGAGGCGGCGATGTCCAGCGAGGCGGTATAGCCGATCTTTTCGTCGACCATCGCGGCCAGCAATTCCTTGGTCCGCCGGCGGTCGATGATGAAGTTGTCGTCGCAAAATTCGACATGGTAATTTTCGAGGCCGAGCTCGGCCGCGGTCGTCTTGATCGATCGGATTTCGGCCAGGACCCGGTCGATGGCCTTTTTGCGGTATTTGCCCTCGAAAAGATAGGTCGCGCTGCAGTAATCGCAGCCTCGGGGGCAGCCGCGGGTGCTCATCACCGGAAAGTAATGGAAGCTCCCGGCTTGCCGGGGCTGAACCCAAGGTTTGACCAGCTCGAAGCGGGGCATCGGCTCATCCTCGAGCTGGGCTAGCCCGCCGCGATAGAATTGGCGGGGCGATCCCCGGGCGACGTCGCCGAGGTACTCGGACCAGATCGACTCGACTTCGCCGACGCAGACCGAGTCGAAACGGAGGGCCGCTTCCTCGGCCGCGACCGAGGCGTGGATCCCGCCGAGGATGGTCCAGCACCGGCCTCGGGCCTTGAATTCGGCGGCGATTTCGTAGGCCCTTTCGGCTTGGTAGGTCATCGCGGTGACCGCGACGATGTCGAAGGCTTCGTCGAAATCGAGACTCTCGTAATTTTCGTCGATAAGCCGAACCTGGTGCTCATCGGACGTCAACGAGCCGAGGCGCAGCAGGTTCAAGTTGAAGGCCCGGGAGAAAATGTCGCGGTACCACCGGTTGACGTATTCCTGGATCGCCGGGTTTTCGCAGCGATAGCGGATTCGGGGATGGATGAGGGCAATCTTCATGGGGGGATCTGGGCTCTATTTTACGGGCCGAAGGACCCGATTCCAAGGACTCTCTAGGGTTTATCGGGGGTCGGAGGGCTCAAAGTTACCTAAAATTGGGGTATTTTGGCGTTATTTCGCAATTGCCGCTAGCGGTGCTGCCGATAGATAATGGGAGATGGGACGAATTCGATGAAATTCCTCTTCATTTACGTCGATGACATTCGGGATGCGGTCCGCTGCCAGTTGGAAAAGGTGATGCCGGACCTTTCCGACCGCCAAGTCGAAGAAACGATGGACCGGGTCAAGCGGATCCACGGCCCCCGCAATCCCATCGGAGGCAACCCCCGGCTCGGCATCCTCACCCTGGCGTCCATCCTCCGCAAAACCTTCCCCGGCATCGACATTCAATACTGCGACATGGCTTTCGAATGCCTGGAAGCCGAGGATTTGCGCGCGAAAATCAAGAAGGCCAAGCCCGACTTCATCGGGCTCTCTTCGATGCTGCCCTTCGCCCATGTTTTCCATCAAGTCACCAAGATCGCCAAGGAAGAGGCGCCCCAAGCCACAGTCTTGGGAGGCGGCCCGTATTTGTCTTCTTCGCCGCGTCGAGCCTTGGAGGATCCTTGCCTCGATGTCGGGGTTTTGTTCGAAGCCGAAGAGACCCTGCCCGAATTGATGCGGGTTTTGCTGGAAAAGGGCGATTTGTCGCAGGTCCAGGGGATCGGTTACCGCGGGGAAGACGGCGAGGTGCGCCTGACCTCGACCCGCCCGATGGTCAAGGATCTCAATCAAGTTCCGTGGCCGGCCATCGACCTCATCAATCTCGATCACTATAAGCGCGCCTACCGGATCATTACGCCGCCGCTCAAGAGCATGCCGATTTTCAGCTCGCGGGGCTGCTCCTACGAATGCACCTACTGCCACAACCTCAGCGGCAAAACCGTCCGCTGGCGCTCGGCCGAGAACGTTTTCGAGGAGATGTCCTATTACTACC
Encoded proteins:
- a CDS encoding radical SAM protein, coding for MKFLFIYVDDIRDAVRCQLEKVMPDLSDRQVEETMDRVKRIHGPRNPIGGNPRLGILTLASILRKTFPGIDIQYCDMAFECLEAEDLRAKIKKAKPDFIGLSSMLPFAHVFHQVTKIAKEEAPQATVLGGGPYLSSSPRRALEDPCLDVGVLFEAEETLPELMRVLLEKGDLSQVQGIGYRGEDGEVRLTSTRPMVKDLNQVPWPAIDLINLDHYKRAYRIITPPLKSMPIFSSRGCSYECTYCHNLSGKTVRWRSAENVFEEMSYYYREHEVREFFFWDDIFNLNIKRAHQLCDLILKSGMKIRFSFPRGMRGDILTHELIDKMVDAGLCQSSFAVESASPRIQKMIKKYNNFNKLSDTIAYCVERGVLVTTFNMVDFPEETEEEMAMTLDYNLGLRHHDVTLFKLSPFEGTPIYDQVGGYDHHENLGAATFYKYTKRMISSVGPEFLQGFVKEFGLRFYFSKERMKRALEFSSPHIPSEDLREHFQNMYSVAKMHYGIEEKDLADAEAVRLMNVLLNPGKVALAS
- a CDS encoding radical SAM protein — its product is MKIALIHPRIRYRCENPAIQEYVNRWYRDIFSRAFNLNLLRLGSLTSDEHQVRLIDENYESLDFDEAFDIVAVTAMTYQAERAYEIAAEFKARGRCWTILGGIHASVAAEEAALRFDSVCVGEVESIWSEYLGDVARGSPRQFYRGGLAQLEDEPMPRFELVKPWVQPRQAGSFHYFPVMSTRGCPRGCDYCSATYLFEGKYRKKAIDRVLAEIRSIKTTAAELGLENYHVEFCDDNFIIDRRRTKELLAAMVDEKIGYTASLDIAASDDPEVLELLSASGCKVVSIGLESLEVNILEDLGQWKKAQRRKVERNLRAFFDYGIMPAVNFMVGSDGTDHRLFSNIRSFLEEFPVLYNLLFFTPFPGTPYREQLDRQGRLRPDKTWQDYNLFNLVFEPTGMSKEELYEEFIGIRSEYDHLRQYLRIKKSLSARRPEQALSQAIY
- a CDS encoding SRPBCC family protein; translated protein: MSVTTASIHIEAPIKTVFEVISDFEAYPEFLPETKEVVIDKKSGKSLRVTFSINLIKRIRYTLDIKLSPPSGLSWELVEGDLMKSNSGKWKLKESKKGLTEAHYEIDMDLGAMVPKAISNKLIGTNLPTMMKQFKERAEELA